TctggatgaaaataaaagttctcGAGCTATTAAAGGCTCTCCACTTGACTCACTCTTCGGACAGTTCTGTTTACATGCTCTTTGGTTTGGCAACTGCAATATACGTGGTATTTTTCTTGGTTATGAGCTTATGAAGTGACTACCCTCACATGcagaccttttttttttattttttccccctATCTTTTTATGCTTATCTCacctttattattttgttgtttgattaGCCATCGCTGTGCTCTGGATAGAGTTTGTGCGGGAGGTTCGTTGGTGTTGGGAAGAATCACATGCATTGCCAAGAATGTCATCAGACGGAGCAATCGATTTGTCGACCTGTTTGATTAATCAGAAACTGCACATGGTTGGTTTTCCTGTACTGTCTATCCATCTGGATCTGTATGCATCCCCTGCGCTGGACTGTCTAGCATTTTGCTATACAACAAATTGTACTGTTGTCGAGTTATACATTCTATGTGTGactttgaacaattttaaattgacGGCTGTTGATCCACTTTCCTTCACACGTAGCTTccttaataaaattgataattgatATGGCATGTACCCTAAgctgaaaaattatgaagctCAAGATTCAAATTGGTAAAACTGCTTCAGATTACCTAAGGGAATCTTCAGTAACTTCTCTTCCAGTGATATCTTGTTGTCAACTCATATCAtggtctttttctttcttacatAAAGTTTTACACTTGTATTTTTGGCATAAATTAATGCAATGAAAACCaggaaaaatatacaattatgaATGTGTCTGCAATAAAAAGATTTCTATATGTGAGGTCATATATGTACTATTGTATATAATCAGACTTCCAGAGTTCGGATTCATCATTACTGATGACCCATATGATATGTGTATCAATGATGCTTTGCAACATATTTCTGCAGCAAGGACCTTGAGTAGGTTTCAGTTTATGATCTGGTTGGTTATTCCATAATGTCTTTGGAGTCGGATAGATTCTCATGTTATGAGGATTGCTCTCTCTTCTCCGTTTCTCtttaaagaacaaaaacgTGTTCCTATTTCAGTTTTATGTATATAACTAAAATCCTTTGGTGAAAACCATTTGACTGATCCTTTATACTGTTCTCAGCTTGCTATATGCATCAATAAAAAGAGTCTTCAGGGTAAAGGGCATGATATTGGCAGACATGATGATTCTGCTACTGCTGATTTACAGGTAGTCTATTTTGAAGTTCCTTGTGATAGttgtattaaatttgttaaccTGTAGATATCTGTATTTGACTGCAGCAAAATATGCAGATTCAAACAAAGTTTTCAGCTTCTCTTGGTGCTTGTGAAGGGTTCGGTAACAATGACAGGTGAAAAGCAAGAgctaattctaatattaatcAGTTCAAGCTAGTCTTTTCCTCACTTTAGAGACGGCACCAAACAAATAGCTTGATCTATTCTTTCTGATGATATTTACTTTACTGCACTAATAATTCAAGAATCTCTAAATAATTGCTATGTATTATCTATTTAACTCCCAGTGGTTGAAGTCtatttaatcatttaataattgaagTTGGATATAGTGCCATTTTCTAACTTTACATACAGGCATTCTATATAGatgataaattttgttaatatgaTGCTATGCTCATTGATTAATTGGTGTCCACACTATCAACTCTCTCTGATTGAAATAAGGAGTACAAAACTCAGTCTTCAAGCACACATCCACATTGCCTGGCACTTCTTGAACAACGACTTGTTGACTAAGGGCTTCTATCTATTGCTTGGCCATCCGCTTCATCTCTTGTCTTTCCaattttaaatctatttttgttGTGTGTGCTTCATCTCAGAAATCAGAACCATGTAATATTTGCTAAATTTTAACAGTTTTTTAGCAACATTGTCACTTGCTAGTAGTATTATCAGTTGCAACAGAATCGATGCAAAAGATGCagaatataattgattttagaaaaaatgaaaaagaaaaagataaaagaggaaggaaaaaggaaaatggtaAGCAATAAAACAGATGGATCTAATACACCATTATTGGATGTGATGTATGGCTTGGGTTTCTGCACTGGACAGTTGAGTCTGATTAATTGGTTCTAGGGGACATTGGATTCAATATGTGTCACATTTTAGTGTATCAGAGGTCAGTGACTATTGTTAAGGCATGCTAttggtaaatatttattgaaatttgagtACTACAGATTATGAGGATGCAAGTCCTTATGCTGCGACATGCTGAGACTTGCTATAATGTTGTAATACTTGTGCTTTCGATAGGAGTAGTGGATGCTAGATACTTGCCAACTTGGTCTACTCGGGAATAGGAATTTGAGTCCTATTCATCCTAGTGGTTAACCAAATTGCTTGTTTGGTTCTGCAATGTAATTTGTACTTATTCCTAGATATTGTTGTATTTCTGCTTCTTTTAGTTTGAGCTTCTTCAAATTGTCAGGAAGAGCTCATCCCGGGTTGCAGGGTCTATGATGCTTTTGAAATCATACAATATTATACAAGCTCCAATTACCCAGGTCAACTGCTAAGCTAGCTATCTTTGGCAtcttccctttcccttctTGCACCATGCACTATTTTGCGTCAAACAACACTTAAGTGAATAATGTGCCGTTCATCTCTTACTACCATAGGATCCTCCTCCTATGACGGAAGACATGCATGAAGAACGACTTCAAGCTGCTGAAGCATTGGGTGATTCATTTGTAAGATTAAACCATTGCAGTATTCAATCTTTTCCTCCTGAAAGATTATTGTTGGCCTGTTCTTTTAGAAACTTTTGCCTGCCTCATCAATGGGAACTgctttatgtaataaaaatgcTGGCATGTTCTAAGTTGAAATTGATAAGATTTTAACACAGTGgttacatttttattcttgGTGAAAGGTGTTAACAAGCATCTTATGTCAAGTATTTATCATTCACCATGTTAGCCAAGACCGTGTTTGCATTTAAGGGATAGTTTGGGATTTCGAGTCTATAATAGCAAATCCATTAAGTTTGTTCGGATAATTTGAGTTATTTACGATTCAAATAACAATTTTGAGTTACTTTTTCAAGTATCTTGAGGGATTTAAAATTCGCCTAGTTTCTTTAGTCATTTGAAGTCCTGGAACTCCAAATTCTTGCTTCATATAAGATCCTtcctttcaaaaattcaagttATGTAAGTGTTTAGATCATTGGGTATTCATTGAGATAGTAACTTCATTGCTGGTTGAAGTTTAAGAAGCCACTTTCAACTTCTTTCGTGTTTAGCAGTAAGAAGTACAAGCTTGTGAAGACCACTGACTCATTAACTGTTAACTAACGAGTATTGTCCCCATTTTGTTGCAGAGCTTCTCTGCTCAACTTGAAAAGGATATTCTGGCATCAGGTTAGGTTCTTCATGCGAGGGCTTTTTATTTCATACTGCTACtagctttttttttcctctataACTAGTTTCTCGTCATGTTTTGTGTGCATAATGACCTTCTCTCTTTCAGCAGAATCAACAATATACTCTTTTGAATAATGAAgatgaaagattattttagCATCTGAGTATTAGTTTTTATGATATGCAAAATTCTTTGAAAAGTTAGTACGTTTGAGGTTGTAAGAAATTAAGGACTCGAAGTCATAATGCTGTCACGGTTGCTTCTTTTGGCAATAAGCCTGATTTCCTGATTTAAGGATGCCTCACCCCTTTGCAATGTTAATATGGTGCTAAGAATTAGTGAGCAATCATGTTTATCCATATCTTGTTGTACTTAATTCATTCTTGACCATtcttaaatttctttctttcactAGAATGATTTTTAAAGTGATTATTATTCATCGACCATCTAGACAATTTTAAGACCTACTCACATAAATGATAATCAACTTCCACTAATTAAAAGTTCGAATAAtcagattttattttgttcgAGTCCGATCATATTTTATCAGTAATTTAGTAATGtagttttgtgattttttcaaGGGAAACATGTTGGAACTGCCTTGTGCATTTTTAAGAAACTTCATTGTTTGATTCTATGTGATTGTGAAAATTGGGGAACTTTGGTTTCTTGAACCAattcccaaaaagaaaaagaaagcaagaaataaaatgattggGTCCAAAATTCTGGACATTTTAGGTACACCCAAGTATGTCAGGGTCTGAGAGTCCAGTGGTTTTTCTATTGGATAGGGGTAGCATAGGGTACCAAAATACCATTGTTGGTATATATTATGTGCCACATGATACGTAGCCATTGACATGCATAAAATTGATTGCATTCTAATacaaatttatgttttatggAAAGTTAACAATCTCTAATATGCATCATCCATGACTGCATTGTGTAGTTTCTACTTTCATTTGTCAATGTGATTTAGTTTCAAAAAGCAAACACGCAGGGACACCCAATCatcttttatgaatttttgcCAATATGATATTTTGACCTTTCCTGTTTATTGTTAGAACTTTTCTAGTAAAGTATGTCTTCTCCATCTGCTGAGTATTTTAACTGAGGAAAGACTGTGTCTCAATATGACTACAGACATGTCTGCATTCAAGGCAGCTAATCCGGATGCTGTTTTTGAAGATTTTATCCGATGGCATTCACCAAAAGATTGGGAAAGTGATTGCAGTGAGAAGCTTGAAGAGTCTCGAACTTATTCAGAGGAAGAGTCCGCATACGAGTGGCCTCCTCGAGGAAGACTTTCAGAGAGAATGTCTGATATTGGGAACTCATGGAGAAAGATTTGGAATGAAGCTCTGCCTTTGCCAGCTTCTGAACAAAAGCCACTCCTAGATCCAAACAGAGAAGGAGAAAAGGtattcatctttttcttgtttttgtagCTATTTCTCTTCTTGTATTAGTCTAGTGGTTGATCTAGTTCTTTTGCAGTTTCACTTTGGTTGATCTAGAAATAAATACTTACATCATGTGTCTAATTCAGTTGGTGGTCTTTCACATTGATTACCATTAGTGGTTTCTCCTTCCTGCAAATAAGGATTATAATATACCATAAGGTTCTGTGAAAGTAGCACATTGATTGGCTTAAGAGCTTTTAATTTAGGCAAATCTTGCAAGTGGTGTGCTGATTTCAAGCAGACTTTTCAAGTACACAGCGAACTCGTAAAGAAGCTATCAGCAATGGCTTGGCAGAATAACATATCCTCAGATTTGAATAACGAATAATAAGCATAAGATTGAACATGAAAGTCAATAGAACACCACAAGTGATGCAGACTGGTGGTTCATACTAAGGAAAAAGTAGATGATTAAAATTTCAGGAAGAGCAGCATAGAAGAAAACGATTTCATGTTAAgtcattttggattttaaaatcatatatgaGAAATGCAGACTAGACTTCATGGAAACTTCCTATAATGTAAGTGGAAAAACTTCCCTGGGTAGAATTTGATGTGTTCTTTGAACAAGGAAATCTATGCAAACTTGCTTTACTTGTTTGGGCGTTCTCCTTATATTGCCATTGTGCCTGTTTGTATGAGTTGACACATTAAAGAAACATGTTTAAGGCATGTAGCTATGTTTTGGACATCGTCTCTACATTGTTCTTTTATTACTATCCTTTGGTCAGCTTTTAATTGTTATGTCATCGGGAGTTAGGTTCTTCACTATTTGGAGACGCTGAGACCACATCAGCTGCTGTCACAAATGGTATCTACTGCCTTCAGAGCAGCAGCTGACATTCTTAATCAAACATCATTTGGTGGGTTAAAGCAGATGACCACAAAAATGGGACAATTATACATCACTATGGCATCTATCCTGAAATATATGCAATGTATGTCGTTTGGTACATTTCactttttagtttattttgttgaagCACTTTTAAGCACTCACAAATGGTTTGTTCGATGACAGCATATAATACGACTAGTGATTCAGAGGTCATCGAAGACCTCAGCCGGCTTTGTGTTACTTTTGAACACATTGAGAAGTTAATACTACTGGCAGCATCCCTTCATTGCAAATTCTTGCAATCACCCCACCTCGTAGAAGCAATTTTCAGTGACTACTATGACTACTATCTGCAGGAAATGGGAACGGGCTCTTCCCAAGGTGATAAGAGAAAGGTAAAATTCTGTATGTGCCAATGTTTCTCTTCGATTgtatttatcttaaatttcATTGATCAAGTAGCAATTTTTAACATCTCATACAACTTTTGGTAAAGCAATGTCAAAAAGCACGAATTATTAGTGCTAtggttgttttgttttaagaCAAGTACACCAAAGCTCCCCCTTTTTTGTTTGCAAAGTTAATGTACGTAAGTTCTTGTCTTTTGTATTCATCTTCATTCTTAATCTTGTTATTTTACATGTGCCAGGAGTTTGACAAACCGCAAGAAATACAGTCGCAAGATAGAAAGGTAATTGCTGGCATGTTCACTCCGCCAACTGCTGCACAATCATGGAGGAAAGTTAAGAGCATGGGAAATCTCCTCAACGGCCATGAACCGGTCTCCAGGgagttaatattttctaaacatgATCGAGCGAATGGAAGCTATTTTGATTCCTCTACTCCTAAGTTTTGTTAACAAGAGATAGAAACTTACAGAATGTATGTATCTCAAACTTCAAATGACCTCAGAGTAGCTCTTTCAGTTGCCTCATGCGATTGATTTTCgcgtaaattataaattcactgaattttcttattatcttatgGAAATATCTcttatcaatttttctatatacttatttccaatttctttctttggttATGTGTGGGATTGGTTCTGTATAGCATGAATATAATTACTCTCAAACATTACAGCACTTAAGGAGATGATTGGTCAACATTGCTTGTATGGGAAAATGAATTTAGGTCTAGAAGTGTTCGATGATTTGaagtaatatcatttttgcaatatttaaGTGCACAAGAAAGTTGTAAAACTGTAACTTTGGGTTAATTCAATACCATACCACCAATAGGCTTGTCAATGGGTAGGGTATTAGCCTATTCATATTAAAAACATAACTTTCATACCCATACTATCCTACCAAATGGGTAAGAAACCCTACTCTATTCTAGAtccatgaaattaaataagtgGGTATGGATAGAGTCTAATACGCTAAAATACTCATGGGTATGCGTAATGGTTTAATACCCTAAAATACTCATGGGTACCGATATAGTCTAATGCCCAAAGAACGATTCACCTCTAATCTACAAGATACCAAAACCCTCTCCTGTCAGTTCGTCCACAAAGTTGCTTTGATACCATAACAAAACGTGGGTTCTGATAAAATGATGTAATTGACTTGCACACTTCGGGCAGCTCCTACTATACAACATCATTTTGACAACTTCAGCTAAATGGAGTCACTCTAACATTTCAAAAGCACGCACTCCAGAAAAGAATAAACTTTCATCAAACAGTGATTGCTACCACCAATCACATCTTCGTAGTTATGATTCACTAATTATTCTTTATGagcatcacaaaaaaattctaacacCTCCTCCTACTAGCTTCATATATGCCTTTTGTGTGTTCATCTATCACTATTTAATGCAAGTGGCAAGATCTCACAAGAGAAGCCCACAAAATCAAAGTAGTAAAgcaatatatactttttgtttcattgtAAGTactgcaaaagaaaattaatttgaagtaCTAACAATGGAGCAACAGGAATATTCTTATAAGGACCCAAGGGTATTGAGATAGAGATCGCGATAAGGCTGTCCTTCCCAGTATGAAGCTCTCATTCAAAGATCGCAAACAGCATGGGAAGGAGGGGTGAAACAGCTAGATGTGTACACAGA
The nucleotide sequence above comes from Sesamum indicum cultivar Zhongzhi No. 13 linkage group LG11, S_indicum_v1.0, whole genome shotgun sequence. Encoded proteins:
- the LOC105174176 gene encoding rab3 GTPase-activating protein catalytic subunit, translated to MAYNSNSKSNLDDDDNEEEEFEHFDDFTVASSWERFISEIEAVCRHWVADGPKNLLAKDAVQMDLLLVLHKVKSEFKYAMKSYCMEYYFEKSSNGEAGDWNKLSHDLQLSFGVKDFLVIAPLSASGVVLDAPEASKLLSAVAIALSNCSCNWPAFVPVHYASHKAYIGIQNMGTAFTRRFEADYIGSQVPVKLMHMEGLYELFVSKFAYAAVDLSMKFKVHFKTKLTYRTLTYEDEDEVEGADADISVTGEIFETEATGRMQWDDDCPWSEWYSAEDPVKGFELLAIWSERVAESSLDMAELENASPMEADSWFLYPSLPQNLSDISDGNTIGFASQLRLLVKALEMSLEAQYMEDFLSVEKSASENLSSSAVVPPPTVLDRVLKDLFHEVTEAQVGSSLDENKSSRAIKGSPLDSLFGQFCLHALWFGNCNIRAIAVLWIEFVREVRWCWEESHALPRMSSDGAIDLSTCLINQKLHMLAICINKKSLQGKGHDIGRHDDSATADLQQNMQIQTKFSASLGACEGFGNNDRKSSSRVAGSMMLLKSYNIIQAPITQDPPPMTEDMHEERLQAAEALGDSFSFSAQLEKDILASDMSAFKAANPDAVFEDFIRWHSPKDWESDCSEKLEESRTYSEEESAYEWPPRGRLSERMSDIGNSWRKIWNEALPLPASEQKPLLDPNREGEKVLHYLETLRPHQLLSQMVSTAFRAAADILNQTSFGGLKQMTTKMGQLYITMASILKYMQSYNTTSDSEVIEDLSRLCVTFEHIEKLILLAASLHCKFLQSPHLVEAIFSDYYDYYLQEMGTGSSQGDKRKEFDKPQEIQSQDRKVIAGMFTPPTAAQSWRKVKSMGNLLNGHEPVSRELIFSKHDRANGSYFDSSTPKFC